The sequence AGCACCCTGAGCATCTGATTCTATGCTAGGTGAGGGGATCTGGGGCTGCTGAGCAAGCTTCTTTGGATTTGGTTTTCTCTTCTTCTGTTGCtttcaaggtgtcccgtatcggtatcggttggcgtaatggtaacctccaaaaccgatacggatatgaggtcgtaacggcgatacgggggcgtaacggcccgtaacggcgtaaaatttttttttttgccaaaaaaatatgtattaaatccggaatgttctaagcattccaaatatgcattcatttataaattggaacatgtttatggtggtgtaacggtccactctttggtgagaagctgtatcggactgtctgattaatttttgaaccaggtaacctgaatttgactacaaaatgtatatatttaattttctaaatatctaatttatatacttaacaatttaatatctttctcctagtagttctttaaaaaaatgaaattaaattcaggtagatggcgttgccaatttcgggctgacttggaggaccaatctatgccccaaattagcctcaaattcatgcaatttattgtcattatcccacttatgtattagtggacatttattggatagtgaatcatgaaaaaaatcaaaaggccctattttaaaaaataagagtacaccaaataacaattaaaactattcaaataatttgattttggcattgtgagttagcaattgcagtttataatttaattggtaaattttaaattaatatgtctttggtacaattttttaaggccccaaattaggcgggactcggattgtgaagtgtagcacacatgtcaaagttttttgggccccacgcatgatgaatgtgttatatctaaaccgtccattcatttgacgagatcgtcttaaggcttgacacgaaaaataatacagatctaattatcaagtggaccacactgcaaaaagcagtaggggattgaatgtctaccattgaaaacttttttgggatcacagaacttttagatcaatatgaaatttgtttttcctcttcattcaggtctttttgaccttatgaacagattggatggaaaataaatgttacggtgggcctacgaattgtttaacggtgaaatcatcatctccgctactatttttggtgtggtccagacgatctttggatacgattcattttttaggtaatgctctaaaataatatttaaaaatagatgaacggtatggatataataaatacatcactgtggagcctataaaactttgatctcctttgaaccgttcgtacaactcggagctcgaggagtgtcagcgcttgtctcagcgtgacatgtacctacagcagcttacgcctgcaaaaaaaaaaaaaaaggagagagggaaccgaaaagagaaaagagggaaagaagagaagaaaaaagagggaaagaacagagagagagagagagagagagggagagagagagaaggaggaggaggaggaggaggaggccgcAGCTGCAGTAGGGCCGTAGCAggccgagaagaggaagaagaagaagaagaagaagaagaagaataagaagagagagaagaagaagaggaaaagaaaggaaaaaggttagggttttttatttatttttattttttttttcccaaggcccgtaacagccattacgggtcAGTAACAGCCGTTACGCCCCGTTTTGGGACACCCTGGTTGCTTTGCTTCAGCTCCtctcgtaacggccgatacgtaaccgttttgggacacccTGGTTGCTTTGCTTCAGCTCCTCTCTCCATGAACTCAGCAATCTTCTCTGGGCATGCACTGAAATGATGAAAAAGTAATGGTCGATAATTTGACGATCAACGTTTAAGAATGGTGGCTCTCCAGATCTCTTACCTTTAATTTTCGGATTATGTGATTTTATTTTGTGAAACGGACAAGGTAATGGTGGATAATTTGACAATCGACGTTTAAGAATGGCATCGAAACAGGACCCTAAACGACGTTGGGGTGACTCCTCCACAAACGAATCTAGTCGGAGTAACGGAAGTAGTAATCCTCAAGGCGATGTTGTATCGCTGATTGGTCAGCCCGAAGGAGCTAATCCGGTTGTCGAGGAGCGGATAGGCAAGGGTGAGAAGGGCTGGCAAGTAGCTGGTCGTCGGAAAGCATCTCACAATGCCTCTTCATTAAGAAATCGTACCCCTTATCCCACTCTGTTTGTTAAAGGCTATCCTAAAGGGTGGTTCCCCCTCAATATTGAACGTATTTTTGGGCAAGCTGGTGTAGTAACGGATGTTGTGATGCCACGTGATCGTCATTCCGGGGAATACAGAGGCTTCGCTCTGGTGAGAATGTCATCCAAGGAGGAGCTAGCTCGTGCTGTAGGTATGCTCCATGGTGTCAAGTTTGCCGGCTATTTGATGCTTGTGCAACGTGCGAGGTATGGTCCTGCATTCGCCAATATCCAAAAGCCTTGACCCGCTCCCTCTAAGATATATCGTCCCAAGCCTTCCATCCCTCCACCACTCCTGCCTCCACCCTCAACCTCACCCCTTTCCTCTCCTACACTACCCTTGTTGAGCGAAGCTCCCACGTTTAAGGAAGCCCTCCTACAACATAACCCCAACTACCCCTCATCGAACAATCCTCCTCAGATCCCCCCTACCCGCCCTTCATCGCCCTCCGTCTACCCCCACCCCATATCCCAACCGGGCATTCCCGATCCTCCCTTTTCCAAAGTCGGCATCCCTGTTATTGTCGACCAGGAACATTTTCGCCGAGCATGTGATAATCTCAAAGATTCTGTGGTCATCCTCTGCAAGGAAGGTGCTTCCATCTCACAGATGTGAGATTGGATATCAGAGACTACGGGCTTCCGACCGGGTAACTATCAAGTTAAACCTTTGGGTTACAACGAGCTGTGGGTGAAAGTCTGTCTGGGCATCAACCAGGAAATGCCGTTGATGGCTGGTCACTTCCACTCTGGCGGTCCGATGGCCTGGGTCATGAGGTGGGAGAACTTTTCTATCTTCGAAATGGAGAATGTCTGGTTTCAGATCTGGGGCATCCCACTGGAGCTCTGGTTCGACGAATTTTTCATTTCGATGGCGGCTTTCCTCAAAAATTATCTCGAGCCAGATCCGAAGACGAAGCTAGGGGAGGAGATCTGTGTCATCCGAATCAGAGTTGGACGGAAGAAAGGTACGGAGCCACCTTCTTCACTGAAGGTAATGGTAGATGACCGAACCTTAGAATTTCCGCTCATTAAGGAGTCACTAGACGAACTGTTCCCTAGGTGGGGCGATCTGGGGCGTTCGAGGGAAGGTCCTCCGCCATCATCGGAGTTGCAATCCAGGCCGGCCTCCATTGATGAGCGAGCACAAGCGCAGTGCTCCCGCGGAACTCCTCCGCGCGATCCTGCCAGCAGTGCAATCGATGCCCATCAGCACATTGACAGCTCCGTGCCACGTGGTGCGCCTCCGGCTACGAAGCTGACTTCCCCTGCTGACGCGGTGCATCGAGCGGCACGCACGCAGACATCTAATGTTCCCCTTGTGACGCGTGGCGAGCAGGCTCGGGACTCGGGGCCACTCTGGACACGTGGTGCGCCTCCTGCTACGCAGCCGACTTCCCCTGCTGACGGGTTGCATCGAGCAGCACGTGCGCAGACAGCTTATGTTCCCCTCATGACGCGTGGCGAGCAGGCTCGGGACTCGGGGCCAAAAGACAGGGAGGGGTCTCTTTATCCGGGAGTCAATTCGGCGAACCCTTCTGCCTAGCAGTCTCTCAACTGTTCTTTGTCAGAAGCTTCTAATCCCCTTCATACGTCTCCCTCCTCAGCATGCTACTCTGGACGCGTGTCTCCTCATTCGGTCCGCAAGACGTCTCCCTTACGCTCTGCTAGATGTGTCGCATCTCCTAAGGTGGGACACGTGGCTATCCTTATGTGCGATCCCGCTAAGAGTTTGGGTCCACCTTCTGCGGAAATATCCTCATCCCTCCCCGCTCCCTCTCCTGTCCCTCCCTGTTCCGTCCTATCCACTCACCCAGACTCCCCCGTCCTCAACTGGAAAACCCCAAACCTCGCACTATTCTCCCCTTTTACCctccccattctcggatctcgaAGACGAGTTGGGGGAGAGGGATTCGTCCACCTGCAGCCTCTCTGAGTGTGAGTCTCACTCGCCCTCCTTCAACTCGCCTCCCACCTCTTGCCCTAAATCCATCGACTCTATGGATCTTGGACCACTTACCATCTTCGATGAGAACTTATCCGGCGAAGTCTTAATGGCGAAACCACTTTAGATGATCGCCGACCCCCAGTTAGCGGCCTTGACCTCGACTCGGGCAAGAGAGGACTTGTTTACGAAGCTTCAGAATAAAAGATGGATTAAGAAGGCCATTGGGAAGGTTGGCAAGTCCCTAGGCCTGTCCTTTGGTGATCGGTTAGAAGACTATGTAGCATTATTCCAGTGTATTGAAAACAGTGGTAGACCGATTGAAAGGTGTAGATCGCCAGCTAAACAGCTATCAAGACAGCCCAGCAACCGTGAGCTCCAGCATCTTGAAGCGAGTCCGGGGTACATTACAGCGTCTAAAGAGTCCTCTAGAAGGCAGGGTATCCGGGGAAGCATGATTATCCAATGAAGATAATCTCTTGGAATATTAGGGGGGTCAGCTCCAAGCACAAGAGGAGTCTGATCAAAGCAACGATTTCAAAAAGAAACTCGGACATTGTGTGCTTTCAAGAGACCAAGGTCACCTCCTTCAAGAATAGTCTGCTCACGTCCTTATGGGGTGTGGCGGATGCGAAGTGGTTTGCCTTGGATGCAGATGGATCTTTGGGAGGGATTCTGATCGCTTGGAAAGCCTCTTCCTGGGACCTCCTTGACTCTTCTCGGGGAACTTACTCGGTGTCTGTTAAACTCAAAGATAAGTGCTCTTATTTCCATTGCCTTATTTCTATGGTCTATGGCCCCAATTCTGACTCTAACAGGCCGTCTTTTTGGGGAAGAGTTAACCCGGGCTAGACTATCCTTTGCAGGGCCTTATTGTGTGGTAGGCGATTTCAACGCCACATGCTCCGTGGACGATCATTCTAGAAGAAGACGTCCGCCCCCCGCTATGTCGCAGTTCTCAGACTGGATCCAGCTTCACCAGCTCATTGACCTTCCCTTATCAAGAGCTAAGTACACCTGGACCAATGGCCGTGCTAATCCAGTCCTATCCCGCTTGGACAGATTTCTTATTTCCCCGGATTGGCTCGACGTTTTCCCAAATATTCAGCAAATCGCGCTGCCAAAAACAACCTTTGACCATTGTCCGATTTTCCTTTCGGTGGAAGAGGAGAAATGGGACCCGAAACCATTCAAGTTCAACTCCTCCTGGCTCCAGTCAGAGTCTTTACGGCAGAACATTAAAGATTGGTGGGCCGAATTCAGGGTAGAGGGGTTCGTTGGCCATAAGCTTATGTGCAAACTTCGATATCTCAAATCCAAGTTGAAGAAGTGGCATCAACAGgaggtgaagaagaaagatgcagAGGTGGTGGCTCTTCAAGAGGAACTCCAGCGCATCGATGCTGAGGCCGAATCCACTCCTTTGTCGCCTGATTCTCTTTCTAGGAGAGTTGTCATTATTCAGCTACTTTCGAATAGAGCCCTGGAAGATGAAGCCTCGTGGAGGATTAAGTCCAGAGCCAAATGGATTGCTGAGGGCGATAAGAACACTAAGTTCTTCCACAACTTGGCTAATATGCATGCTCGCTCGAAGGCCATTCTCAGCATCTTTGACAAAGGAAGCAGAGTTGATGATAGAAACGGAATTGAAGACCTCGCAATAGCCCATTTCAAGGATCTTCTGACGGCCGAGAAGTGGGTCAGACCGCGTCTGGACTACGCCCCTCTCCCCTCTCTAAATGCCACTGTTGCTGACTTGTTGGAAGTCCAATTCTCTGAGGAGTTGAAAGCTGCGGTTGATGCTTTGGGAGGGGATAAATCGCCAAGCCCTGATGGTTTCCTGCTCAGTTTTTTTTAGACTTTCTGAGACTCGGTCCGTCTGGACCTTCTCCTCTTCGTCCAAGAATTTCATGATCGTGATAAGCTGTCTAAAGGGCTTGGAGCGTCATTCATCTCGCTTATCCCCAAGGTGGCTGGAGCCAATTCCTTTTCAGATTTCCGGCCTATCAGTCTCATTGGGAGTCCATACAAGATTCTTGCTAAAATTCTTTCCACAAGGCTCTCCAAAGTTATTGGGCAGTTGATCTCCCCCAACCAGAATGCCTTCATTAAAGGAAGACAGATTACTGATGGAGCGTTGATTGCCAACGAAGTCCTCCACTTGTGTCATAGGTCTAAATCAATGGGGATTTTCTGCAAATTGGACGTGGCCaaggcttatgatcatgttgactGGAGTTTTCTGCAATATATGATGCTCAGGATGGGTTTCGGGGAGAAGTGGAGACAGTGGATCGCTGCTTGTATTGGATCCTCACACTTCTCAGTTCTCCTCAATGGATCCCCCAAAGGATTCTTCAAGAGCTCCAGAGGCCTGCGCCAGGGTGACCCCCTTTCTCCCCTCCTATTTCTGATAATCGCAAAGGCGCTCTCGGTCTTACTTTCTCGGGGTCAGGAACTCTTCTACGTGGAATTGCAGTCCCTGGCCTGCCCGATCCCCTAACGCACATCCAGTTTGCGGACGACACACTTATCTTCTCGAAAGCCTCTGTGGAGCGCATCGACAATCTCCTCATTACCCTGCGTTGCTTTGGTCTGCACATCAACATCTCCAAATCAAGATTGCTTGGTATCAATGTCCCAGCCCCTTCGCTTCAGACCTACGCTGACTCTCTCAGATGTCAGCTCGGATCCTTCCCCACCCTTTTTGTTGGTCTTCCTCTATCGGCAGGACGTCCACCTCTCTCTATGTGGGACAAGATCATTACCAAATTCCACAAGTTCCTCGCTTCCTGGAAATGTCGTTACTTGTTCCTCGGTGGTCGTTTAACGCTCATAAAAGCTGCTCTATCCAGCCTCCCTCTCTATTTTATGTCGCTATTCAGGTGCCCCGGGAGCGTGATCAGCGTCATTGACAAAATCAGAAGAGAATTCCTTTGGTTTGGTTCTGATAACCAAAAAAAATTCCACCTTCTTGACTAGAATGAAGTTTGCCAAAATTTTAGGGAAAGAGGAGCAAATGTGAAGAACTTGAAAGCCATGAACCACGCCTTGTTAGGGAAATGGACGTGGAGACTAGCCACTGAGAAGGACGCGTTGTGGGCTAGAATCATCAAAGGAAAGTATGTGTCTTCTATTGGGGATTGGTGGCCTAAATCCTCTTCCTATTATAAGGCATCCCAGATTTGGAAAGGGATCCTCAATTCTAAAGATCCGGTTATTCAAAACAGTGCTTTCGAGTTGGGAAATGGCACGTCAATCCGTTTTTGGGAAGACCCGTGGATTGGTAATAGGCCTCTCATGTTCCAGTTCCCTCTCATTTATCGCTTTTCCCCTAAGAAAGAGATTTTCATCAGTGAGTGCTATTCCGCTTCTTCGGCCCAAATCGTCTGAGATATCAGAACTTGTTGAAATCTCTTGGACAACGAAACTGAGGAGTTTCAAGCCCTCATGGCGTGCATCCTTCGATCTGCCCCCAACAGCAATCACCCTGATGGTCTCGTCTGGCAGCTTGACAAGTCAGGCCTCTTCTCCATTAAATCCCTTTACTGTGTTATGCGTTGTAGACAACAACACCCGCAACAGGCCTCGCCTTTTATCTGGAAGTTCCCGGCTCCTCCTCAGTTTATTTGCTTCGCCTGGTTAGCAGGGCAGAACAGAATTTTGACGATCGATAATCTCATCAAGCGTGGGATGCACCTGGTGAACATTTGCTTGTGTTGTATGAGCGACGCGGCTAATCACCTGCTGATCGATTGTTCATTCACGACAAAAATTATGGCCAATTTCTGTCAAATTTTTTCAGTTCCCTGGTGCAATCCTGAGTCGACTTCTAGTTTACCGCAGGATTGGAATGGTCTCAACTTGGGAAGGACTAAGTCTGCCATCTGGCTGTTATTGCAATCTGGTGGGCCATTTGGGAGGAAAGGAATGACCGATGCTTTAATAATGTTTCTTCGTCTGTTTTAGTGGTTGGGTCCAGGTCTAAAAGACTTGTTATTGAATGGGCTTCTATTGTAAACGATCTTAAGTCGGTCGATTTTAGCTTTCTAGGCTTTTAGGGGGCCTGTCTGCTATCTCAACAGTTGGGTCCTCTTCTCCCTTTGTCTTGCTTTTTCTTTTGTAGCTCTTTCCTCGtttcaatgaaaaaaaagagagagcaaTCTGGCAGAAGAAGTTCAGACTATTTGGTGTGTCGCCGGGGTGATGCGGAGATAGATGAAAGAATTCCTTGTGGCCTAGCACAAGATGCAGATGGGAAGTACGAACACCCTATGGTTATCCATCTTAGCTATCATTTGTTTGATCAGGAGGGAGCACAACTCTAGATTTTTCTGTAATATGTCCGACTAAAGAGAAGCGATAATCCAGAAGACTAGAGGAGAGGATTCTCAGCTAAGCACCGCGGTTGGGAATATGTAATGGAGATTAGAGTTTTGTATGGCGGGATGGGGCCTTTGATTTAGATGATTCCCATCATCTTTTTGTGCAGACATGGAGTGTGTGCATATGTTTGATAAGGGATTTGATCTTTGAGTTATCCGGGAAGTTGTCCAGCCATGTAGATCAAACTAAATGCTAATGAAAGGTTGCATAAGTAACAGACTTGTTCCCTAGTATAGTATGTTCATGGATGTAATAAGGCAGCAAGCACAGATCAAAGGGCACCATTTGGCATGTCACCAGGTGATCAATTGATGAACTACAGAAGAGCTTCAAGGTCCAAACAACACAGAAATGCTATTCCTATATGTGATATTTAACCCTATTCCAACAAACGTTCAGACACATACAGGGTGTTAGGGACATTTAGAGACACAACAGAGAAATAAAAGTTCATGAAAATCAACAGGTCCCCCATAGAACACCCATTCAATTTGAACGACATGGTTGACTGCCAAGAAGACCATTTCAGCCAGTCTCTTGATCATTTGATTCGAACCAATAATTGCAAAGTAATAAATCAAATTTgagtttaaagaaaaaaaaattaaaaaaataaacattaccttgGCAACATGTTCTAAGGTAACAGCCTCAGGAACGATAGCAGCCCTCAGCCTGATCTCAACAAAACCATTACTCCCTTTCAGTGGAAAGCAGTGACCAGGTTCTCCAAAACTCGGCTCTAACATCTTTTGGGCAAGAAAGTGTACTCCATTTCGGCTTCTAGCAGAAACAGAGGGCAGCCAACTGCTACCCTTATCGAAATAAAATGGTTCTGAATGCCTGATAACCTTGGCACCACTAGAAGCCACTGCATAATCTACCCTTCCTAGACCATCTGCAGCGTGCTTCTCAATCTCCTTCTCAACAATCTCCCTAGCAACAGCCCTAATTTCGTCCAAACTCAAATCCTTATCACCTTCCCCTACACCTTTACTCTTCAACTCGTTCAAAAAATTCTCAAACTCTTCCTTTGAGAGGTAACCCTTATCCCTCAATTCAGCCAAAGACTTGTCCAAATTGTCTGTTCTATCCCCTAATTTCTTCAACTGATCCTGGATCAAAATGTCTTTCTCTTCAACTTTCTTTGTCAATTCCTTTCTCAAACTCCCAACCTCATTCCCAATCTTCTTATCCACGATATCAACCTGAACCTGCATCATTTTTGCGGTACTCTTTACCAAGGCCTCAATATCTGAAATTCGCCCTTCAAAATCACCAATTGGAGCCCCAATACTATCTTCTGGCTTCCAGGTTGATTTCCAAATCATATGACCAAGACCAAAAAGCACAATAAGAAGCAACAGATTCTTAGTGAGAACGCTGAGAACAGTTTTCCACCTGGGTTTTTCAGGCTTTGTCACAGCCTTCCGGCGCCTAGGTGAGACAGTGGAATTGACCAACTCTTTCCTTACGTGAGATAATTCTTTTGGTTTCTGGACAACAGTTTCTCCCCTCAATGAATGGCTCAAATCCTTGCTGCCAGAAATCCCTCCTTCGGAGACCATTTCGATATTTGATCTCTTCTCTGCTATGGCAACCGTTCTCCTCCTCACATTTGGATTCGAATTTGTATCCAATGCCAATGAAGGGCCATTGGTGACCACGGGATTCGCAGTGATCGCAACGGTTGAAGCAGACATGATTCTGTCCTACTCTTGCCCTAACTTCCTAACAAgaaattttcttgcaatttatccTCTAAATCAAAACTTGAAACCTTAAACAAAGGGGGAAAAAAATTATTAGACCCTAGTTTCCAACTCAAGATTCTTGACAGAGAGCCGTGAAACCtgtaaaaagaaaatcaaaacccaaatgagaaagaagaaaatagaaagaaaatcaAGATTGCAATGAAAAACGGTTCTATATTCAGAAACAAGAAGTAATTGCAAGAACAgtatgatatgtgtgtgtgtgtaaaggaaAATAAAGTACCACAATGGAAACCCCAGAAACTAAGAAACAAATCAATCTTTCATAATTATGgcgagaagaagaaaaaaaaaaaaaggccatagaAAATTCAAAACACAGATTGAGATTTCAAACCCTGATtcgggattttatttttattttttttaaaatcaagaaCAATTTGAGATTTCAAACCCTACTTGCTGCGGCCAAAAAACAGAAAACCAATAAATCAAAaaccaaattttttattttaaaaataaaaaaataaaaaaataaaaaggcaaCAACCGAAAACTAAATACAAACCCTAGAAAATTAAATAACAGTTGTTAGATCCCAACCCCTCATCTTCTAGCAGCAAGCAAACAGAAATCCTAAAAACACAaccaaacaaaagaaaacaagcaGAATCAAAACAAGATTAACAAAGATCCAACACAAAATTCAAAACTCCAACGACATATCGAGAtctcaaaccctaattttcaacaaaaagaaaacagACCCTAGAATAGAAAATCAAAACGGGCAGAAATCGTTCAAAAACGTGAAGAATCGCATGAAATTCAAGCAGGGggaaaagggggttttgaaacCCTAACTTCCAGAGAGAAATTACAAACCTCAGAATATCAAGAAATGAGATCTTCCAatcgaaggagagagagagagagagagagagagagagagagagatgtaccgTAAGCGCGGTATTTAAAGAGATCAGACAGCGTACGCATACGGTCCGTATATACTAGTGCAAATACGCATTTTCTGCAGAGAGTATACAAAGGAAGATGAGCGCGAACGTGAGGAGATACGGAAGTTTTGGAACGATGAGGGTAGAATGGGAAGAAACGAAggaaaagaaacagaaaagatTTAATACTACGGCGGCTGACGATTAAACATACACATGCTCTTAAAGATTTCACACGTACGTAAAATTAActcaatctaaaccgttaatATTGTGGACCCATATTTAGATGGATGATAAAGCTTAAAAAAATAGAGTTAAATAATTCCTTAAATATCTtaatattgtaatatatatatttacagatAATGTTAGTTAATCGGAAGTTAGGATCCTTTAATCAAAACTAATATTGAGATTAAGACCCTCtctacagtgggttccacaattctGACGGTTCTCTTTTGGTTATATGTGGGACACGTTTGAAATCTCTAACTGAATCCATAAAAGATGATTTTGCTGTATCAAAGATTCAAATAATTCCGCAAAATGTAACCCCGAATCTCCGATATTTGGGAGGAGAGACGTTCATGTACAACATTGTGTATGAACATTCCTATACAGCGCTTTGTTTTCTCATCATCTCATCACTATTTAGAAAATCCGAACCGTAGAAAATGGGAAATGCATGATGaagtttatttttatatataacatACGTCGAATAATCTATAAATATTCAGCATTTAAATCCTTGGAAATTCAATGGACATAAGAAGTCTAATGACAGGGCCCAATTGAATAATGCTTTCGTACTATTTAGCTTTTTATGATCTAAATGTTGTATCATAATTTTTAGTGACGGTTATGATGTGACATCAAAGCACAGATCAGGCAGGAATGAAGACGTTGTATCTGAAGGCTCCCATTCAATGTCGTACCATGTATGT is a genomic window of Magnolia sinica isolate HGM2019 chromosome 15, MsV1, whole genome shotgun sequence containing:
- the LOC131226751 gene encoding SUN domain-containing protein 1; its protein translation is MSASTVAITANPVVTNGPSLALDTNSNPNVRRRTVAIAEKRSNIEMVSEGGISGSKDLSHSLRGETVVQKPKELSHVRKELVNSTVSPRRRKAVTKPEKPRWKTVLSVLTKNLLLLIVLFGLGHMIWKSTWKPEDSIGAPIGDFEGRISDIEALVKSTAKMMQVQVDIVDKKIGNEVGSLRKELTKKVEEKDILIQDQLKKLGDRTDNLDKSLAELRDKGYLSKEEFENFLNELKSKGVGEGDKDLSLDEIRAVAREIVEKEIEKHAADGLGRVDYAVASSGAKVIRHSEPFYFDKGSSWLPSVSARSRNGVHFLAQKMLEPSFGEPGHCFPLKGSNGFVEIRLRAAIVPEAVTLEHVAKNVAYDRSSAPKDCRVSGWFQGPDDDPSAQSDEKFMLVEFTYDLDKSNAQTFNIKADDVGIINMVRLDFASNQGSPSHTCIYRLRVHGYEPECVPTLALQS